A single Pseudobdellovibrionaceae bacterium DNA region contains:
- the rplM gene encoding 50S ribosomal protein L13, whose amino-acid sequence MKTWNAKAGEVERKWWVVDATDQTLGRLATQVANLLRGKHKPQFTPHVDTGDFVIVTNTDKLKMSGTKMQDKKYFTMSRYFGSVRERTAQQWMDKDSTHLVQEAVKGMLPKNKLANGLITKLKTYKDGSHPHSAQNPSAYTL is encoded by the coding sequence ATGAAGACCTGGAATGCGAAAGCTGGTGAGGTAGAGCGAAAATGGTGGGTTGTAGATGCAACTGACCAGACCCTTGGTCGTTTGGCCACTCAAGTTGCGAACCTCCTGCGCGGCAAGCACAAGCCGCAATTCACCCCCCACGTTGACACTGGGGATTTCGTGATTGTTACTAATACTGACAAGCTGAAGATGAGCGGCACCAAGATGCAGGACAAAAAGTATTTCACTATGTCCCGCTATTTTGGCTCTGTTCGTGAGCGCACGGCTCAGCAGTGGATGGATAAAGACTCCACTCACCTGGTTCAAGAAGCTGTTAAAGGCATGCTTCCAAAGAACAAGCTGGCCAACGGTCTGATCACCAAGCTGAAGACATATAAGGATGGTAGCCATCCTCATTCAGCGCAAAATCCTTCAGCCTACACTTTGTAA
- a CDS encoding class I SAM-dependent methyltransferase, which yields MTQLEPGPNSQKAHYEKIHKAYAEHYYDEFSDRYRDRFFFRYLFQGLDLNGKQVGDLCCGDGINSLAVKRRFPKAELTGFDISPTAVATYRVSLNTQAFEIDLTRPVGPEWVGRFDYLICIGGLHHCVANLPQTVANIENMLKPGGKLLTVEPYSGTILNSIRNYWYKRDPYFDESNERAIAPVELTTEKMRVEKLAFGGGPAYYLIFNSLIFRLSKPIKKALFYPLMILEGLIQLIMPQFIAAVFLARFIRR from the coding sequence ATGACCCAACTGGAGCCTGGCCCAAACTCACAAAAAGCTCACTACGAAAAGATCCACAAGGCCTATGCTGAGCACTATTACGATGAGTTTTCGGACCGCTATCGGGACCGGTTCTTTTTTCGCTACTTGTTTCAGGGCCTGGATCTCAACGGCAAACAGGTGGGCGATCTCTGTTGCGGGGACGGCATCAACTCACTGGCGGTGAAAAGGCGCTTTCCTAAGGCTGAACTTACGGGCTTTGATATCTCCCCCACGGCTGTCGCCACTTACCGGGTCTCCCTCAATACCCAGGCCTTTGAAATAGATCTCACTCGGCCTGTTGGACCTGAGTGGGTCGGCCGGTTTGACTACCTGATTTGTATAGGGGGGCTCCACCATTGCGTGGCCAACCTTCCCCAGACCGTGGCCAATATTGAAAACATGCTTAAGCCTGGCGGAAAGCTACTGACCGTTGAGCCCTACTCGGGGACGATTCTCAATTCAATTCGCAACTACTGGTACAAGCGAGATCCTTACTTTGACGAATCCAACGAAAGGGCTATTGCCCCCGTTGAATTGACCACTGAAAAGATGAGGGTCGAGAAGCTCGCCTTTGGCGGCGGTCCCGCCTATTACCTGATTTTTAATTCTCTGATTTTCCGTCTGTCGAAACCCATCAAGAAGGCTCTGTTTTACCCACTCATGATACTCGAAGGCCTGATCCAATTGATCATGCCCCAGTTCATTGCCGCCGTTTTTCTTGCTCGATTTATCAGGCGATAG
- a CDS encoding DNA/RNA nuclease SfsA, translated as MKFSEPVLEGQFLKRYKRFFADVQLGGDDPEVVAHVPNTGSLKGCLAENAPCRVTHNDNPARKLKYTLQMIKTPTSWVGVNTGLSNDLVWEAFTSGKVKRWEHWDNGQREVKISDKSRIDLVLWENRDGAPSPTKRLSMADFMTSKFHFVEIKNVSLAEGGRALFPDAVTTRGQKHLEELMELIIQGHSAEIVFTIQREDCLVFSPADDIDPEYGKLLRQAVKQGLVVSAYPCRLEKSGIQLDTGQPLKLEL; from the coding sequence ATGAAATTTTCAGAGCCGGTCCTGGAGGGCCAATTCCTGAAGCGCTATAAGCGGTTTTTCGCTGATGTTCAGCTTGGGGGAGACGATCCCGAAGTGGTGGCCCATGTGCCTAATACCGGAAGCCTTAAAGGCTGCTTGGCGGAAAATGCGCCCTGCCGGGTCACCCACAACGACAACCCGGCCCGCAAGCTCAAGTACACTCTGCAGATGATCAAAACCCCCACCAGTTGGGTGGGAGTCAACACAGGCCTCAGCAATGATCTGGTGTGGGAAGCCTTTACCTCGGGCAAAGTGAAGCGGTGGGAACACTGGGACAACGGCCAAAGGGAAGTTAAAATTTCAGATAAGTCCCGCATTGATTTGGTGTTGTGGGAGAACCGTGACGGTGCACCCAGCCCCACCAAACGCCTTTCAATGGCGGATTTTATGACCAGTAAATTCCACTTCGTTGAAATCAAAAATGTGTCTTTAGCTGAAGGGGGCAGAGCCCTGTTTCCGGATGCGGTCACCACCCGTGGCCAGAAGCACTTGGAGGAACTGATGGAGCTGATCATACAAGGCCATTCAGCTGAGATCGTCTTTACTATTCAGCGTGAGGACTGCCTAGTGTTTTCGCCCGCCGACGACATTGACCCTGAGTATGGCAAGCTTCTACGACAGGCTGTCAAACAGGGCCTGGTTGTCAGTGCCTACCCTTGCCGCCTCGAAAAATCCGGCATTCAACTCGACACCGGACAACCTTTGAAACTGGAATTGTAA
- a CDS encoding thioredoxin domain-containing protein, protein MVDKFFLCHCVVICDTIDELKDSILTRRRPLRNLALVLSGFVITVLAFSCTPSPSQLKKAVEENPDIVFAAIEKDPQKFIEVVNKAAREAQMKGREKEMQEERDRMEAEFKNPKKPEIGDSRVIFGAKDAPVTIVEYSDFQCPYCQRGYNTMKEVLKAYEGKVRVIYKHLPLDFHPMAEPAARYFEAIGLQSPSKAEKFHDAVFEDQQSLGAEKGDFLDKMAKKVGADMGKLKKDLESEAVKGIIAADMAEARKFEFSGTPGFLVNGVSLKGAYPLDEFKKIIDRHLGESK, encoded by the coding sequence ATGGTGGATAAATTTTTCCTCTGCCACTGTGTGGTCATCTGTGACACAATTGATGAGCTTAAAGACTCTATCTTAACCAGGAGAAGACCCTTGAGAAACCTTGCCCTCGTCCTTTCTGGATTCGTTATTACCGTATTGGCCTTCAGCTGTACGCCATCCCCATCACAATTGAAAAAGGCGGTTGAAGAAAACCCCGATATCGTTTTTGCCGCCATTGAAAAGGACCCGCAGAAGTTTATTGAGGTGGTGAACAAGGCTGCTCGTGAAGCCCAAATGAAGGGCCGCGAAAAGGAAATGCAGGAAGAGCGCGACCGTATGGAAGCCGAATTCAAAAACCCAAAGAAGCCAGAAATTGGCGACAGTCGGGTGATATTCGGCGCCAAGGATGCTCCGGTGACAATTGTTGAATACTCAGACTTTCAGTGTCCCTACTGTCAGCGCGGTTATAACACGATGAAAGAGGTATTGAAGGCCTATGAGGGTAAAGTCCGAGTGATCTATAAACACCTGCCTTTGGACTTTCACCCCATGGCGGAGCCGGCGGCCAGGTATTTTGAAGCAATTGGACTTCAGAGCCCGTCTAAGGCTGAAAAGTTTCATGATGCTGTGTTTGAGGACCAGCAGTCTTTGGGTGCTGAAAAGGGGGACTTCCTGGATAAAATGGCCAAGAAGGTGGGCGCAGATATGGGTAAGCTGAAAAAGGATTTGGAGAGCGAGGCCGTAAAGGGAATAATTGCTGCTGATATGGCGGAAGCTCGCAAGTTTGAATTTTCTGGTACTCCCGGCTTTTTGGTGAATGGCGTTTCTCTTAAGGGAGCCTATCCCCTTGATGAATTCAAGAAAATCATCGACCGTCACCTGGGTGAGAGTAAGTAA
- the rpsI gene encoding 30S ribosomal protein S9, with translation MANDKVYYATGRRKTSAARVFLKPGSGKITINGKPAEQYLTTPSGKSSILVPFSTTDTKNKFDAYVTVRGGGTTGQAEAIRHGLSRALMVADESLRGPLKKAGLLTRDSRKVERKKYGLHGARRRPQFSKR, from the coding sequence ATGGCAAACGACAAAGTCTACTACGCAACTGGAAGAAGAAAGACGAGTGCAGCTCGCGTATTCTTGAAGCCTGGCTCTGGCAAGATCACCATCAATGGTAAGCCTGCTGAGCAATACCTGACCACTCCTTCTGGGAAATCTTCCATTTTGGTTCCTTTCAGCACGACTGATACCAAGAACAAGTTTGATGCTTACGTCACTGTTCGCGGTGGTGGAACAACTGGTCAGGCTGAAGCCATTCGCCACGGTTTGTCCCGGGCCCTGATGGTCGCCGACGAATCTCTGCGTGGACCTTTGAAGAAAGCTGGTCTGCTGACTCGTGACTCTCGTAAGGTTGAGCGTAAGAAGTACGGTCTCCACGGCGCTCGTCGTCGCCCTCAGTTCTCCAAGCGTTAA
- a CDS encoding TonB family protein, protein MQIFRSQPTALPAPAVEVVIMETEKKPQPSQPEDKISQQIVEQDKNRLNDEMPDKARFLSRHNQRVEKETRAAKSGKFENTAKAGAPKPGSRDGDKQEKPKKNLKALTNGQLPTLAALRPNFSPTPPGPTKPNQQPPGTPSQTDDYLKDTQIGVQTLLSTREFVYYSYYARIKEKIRQHWEPTVKANVQRVVRQGRTIASARDRRTRVLITLDKNGTLLQVQVIGESGIMELDNAAIDAFRAAAPFPNPPQGMVEQDGHIRIRWDFILEA, encoded by the coding sequence ATGCAGATTTTCAGGTCGCAGCCGACGGCCTTGCCCGCCCCTGCGGTTGAAGTGGTCATTATGGAGACTGAGAAGAAGCCTCAGCCCAGCCAGCCTGAAGATAAGATTTCGCAACAAATCGTGGAGCAGGATAAAAATCGCCTCAACGACGAGATGCCCGACAAAGCTCGCTTCCTCAGCCGCCACAATCAGCGGGTGGAAAAGGAGACCCGGGCCGCCAAGTCCGGAAAATTTGAAAATACAGCCAAAGCCGGAGCCCCCAAGCCCGGAAGTCGAGATGGGGACAAGCAGGAGAAGCCCAAAAAGAATCTGAAGGCCCTTACCAATGGGCAACTGCCAACATTGGCTGCTCTCCGACCCAATTTTAGCCCCACACCTCCGGGCCCCACAAAGCCCAATCAGCAGCCTCCGGGAACACCCAGCCAAACAGATGACTATTTGAAGGACACTCAGATTGGGGTTCAAACCCTATTAAGCACCCGCGAATTTGTGTATTACTCCTACTACGCACGGATCAAAGAGAAGATCCGCCAGCATTGGGAACCCACCGTCAAGGCCAACGTGCAAAGAGTGGTTCGCCAGGGCCGCACCATTGCTTCGGCCCGCGACCGACGGACTCGAGTCCTGATCACCCTGGACAAAAATGGGACCTTGCTCCAGGTTCAAGTGATCGGCGAGAGTGGTATCATGGAGCTAGACAACGCTGCCATAGACGCTTTCCGGGCAGCGGCTCCTTTCCCCAACCCTCCACAGGGAATGGTGGAACAGGATGGTCACATCCGCATCAGGTGGGATTTTATCCTTGAAGCCTAA
- a CDS encoding M23 family metallopeptidase: protein MEKKSFTILVTSNRRGRTRTLTVSAAWLKALTFLGGVLLVTFGAATVDYVGLLLEAGENKILKAENAQLKRQFQIVESKLHSLENSLERVKSYSTKLRLITNIEDEDRAVKLAVGTEPKLGQKVNEYDEEMGERGPASEFLVKDSMFLEKPPLDEMRGELSAINQKDYATLSIRIDRAVKETQLRELGVLQLWDSLSERQSLLNATPSIKPAAGWFTSRFGYRIDPFTGKPVMHAGLDIAAPPGTPVVAPADGVISFVGYEAGYGKLVSIDHGYGVVTRFAHNSQIFVESGQKVKRRDVISAIGSTGRSSGPHCHYEVRVHGVPVDPINYILNE from the coding sequence ATGGAGAAGAAGTCCTTTACGATTTTGGTGACGAGCAATCGGCGCGGTCGAACTCGCACTCTGACAGTTTCAGCTGCCTGGTTGAAGGCCCTCACTTTTCTGGGTGGGGTGCTGCTTGTGACTTTTGGTGCTGCCACGGTCGATTATGTTGGACTCTTGCTTGAGGCCGGCGAAAACAAAATCCTAAAAGCTGAAAATGCCCAACTGAAACGCCAGTTTCAGATTGTGGAAAGTAAGCTCCATTCTCTCGAAAACAGTCTTGAGCGGGTTAAGAGTTACTCCACTAAACTGCGTTTGATCACCAATATTGAAGACGAAGATCGGGCGGTCAAATTGGCCGTTGGCACGGAGCCTAAGCTCGGCCAAAAGGTCAACGAGTACGATGAGGAAATGGGTGAGCGTGGCCCGGCCTCAGAATTCTTAGTCAAAGACTCGATGTTTTTGGAAAAACCACCCTTGGATGAAATGCGGGGTGAGTTGAGTGCCATCAATCAAAAAGACTATGCCACCCTCTCGATCCGAATCGACCGTGCGGTTAAAGAAACTCAGCTACGTGAACTGGGGGTTCTCCAGTTGTGGGACTCCCTGTCTGAAAGACAGAGTTTGTTAAATGCCACGCCAAGTATTAAGCCAGCAGCCGGCTGGTTCACTTCCCGCTTTGGCTATCGAATTGACCCCTTTACTGGAAAGCCTGTGATGCACGCGGGACTTGATATTGCCGCCCCTCCGGGCACTCCGGTTGTCGCCCCGGCTGACGGAGTGATTTCCTTTGTTGGTTATGAAGCAGGATATGGAAAACTTGTCTCCATTGACCACGGTTACGGGGTCGTCACCCGCTTTGCTCACAACTCACAGATTTTTGTGGAGTCCGGGCAAAAGGTGAAGAGGCGTGATGTGATTTCCGCGATTGGAAGCACAGGGCGATCTTCGGGTCCTCACTGTCACTACGAAGTGCGGGTTCACGGTGTTCCGGTCGACCCGATCAACTACATCCTCAACGAATAG
- the pssA gene encoding CDP-diacylglycerol--serine O-phosphatidyltransferase, giving the protein MGGERKRFKKLNQRTKRFRRRLTMHIYVLPNLLTTMNMFFGFFAIIYAIKGNFPYAAYAIVAAAVFDLLDGRVARLTHSTSEFGAEYDSLCDLVSFGIAPSLLLFLWALQPFGRIGWLAAFFFVACGALRLARFNVQQDIIEKAYFQGLPIPMAAGIVASSVLAFQDLELVAYRSPWLLAMTFLLGFVMVSTFRYRSFKDIDLKQRLPFTYLVLGVFMLALIAIRPEVMLFVLFLTYAILGAVFGILRLGRPIKKRLPEFEEDDPYAEEDDLHEEVEEDL; this is encoded by the coding sequence ATGGGCGGCGAACGTAAACGCTTCAAAAAACTAAATCAAAGAACCAAGAGGTTCCGACGCCGGCTCACGATGCACATTTATGTGCTCCCTAACCTGCTCACCACAATGAATATGTTCTTTGGCTTTTTTGCCATTATCTATGCCATTAAGGGTAATTTCCCTTATGCCGCCTACGCCATTGTCGCGGCGGCCGTCTTCGACCTGTTGGATGGCCGCGTGGCCCGCCTCACCCACTCCACCAGCGAGTTCGGGGCCGAATACGACTCGCTTTGTGACCTGGTCAGTTTTGGTATTGCCCCAAGTTTGTTGCTGTTTCTGTGGGCCCTCCAACCATTTGGCCGCATTGGCTGGTTGGCGGCTTTCTTTTTTGTCGCCTGTGGTGCCCTTCGCTTGGCCCGCTTTAATGTCCAGCAGGACATCATTGAAAAGGCCTATTTCCAGGGCTTACCCATCCCGATGGCGGCTGGTATTGTGGCCTCCTCGGTCCTGGCTTTTCAGGATTTGGAGTTGGTGGCTTATAGAAGCCCCTGGCTCCTTGCCATGACCTTTCTTTTGGGGTTCGTCATGGTCAGCACCTTTCGCTACCGCAGCTTCAAAGACATCGATCTCAAACAGCGTCTACCCTTCACCTACCTAGTCCTGGGCGTCTTTATGTTGGCCCTGATTGCCATTCGACCTGAAGTCATGCTGTTTGTCTTATTTCTGACTTATGCTATCCTAGGCGCCGTTTTTGGCATCCTCCGCCTCGGTCGCCCCATCAAAAAGCGCCTTCCGGAGTTTGAAGAGGATGACCCCTATGCCGAAGAAGATGACCTCCACGAGGAGGTTGAGGAGGATTTGTGA
- a CDS encoding aspartate-semialdehyde dehydrogenase has protein sequence MVGEEFLSLIEQRRFPLKELKPFASDDSKGKKVICNGQEWTCTTLEPGCFKGLDLVFFSSGDDISKEWAPKAVEDGAFAIDNSAAFRMDPNTALVVPEINGDLLPKPGLPKVIANPNCSTIQLVLALAPLKESFGISQVHVASYQAVSGAGKAGKEELLNQTRCVVSGEPAPAPSAFPHTIAYNCIPQIGGFNDQGFCSEEMKIMKETNKILRDADIKVSAFTVRVPTLNGHAEAAWVTLKKQASREEVVKSLQSLTAIEVWDNPTDSHYPTAAKCSGTDPVYVGRLHQDLHDPLTWIMWIVADNLRVGAALNGIRIAEKIYKL, from the coding sequence ATGGTCGGAGAAGAGTTCCTTTCCCTTATTGAACAACGAAGATTCCCTCTAAAAGAGCTAAAGCCCTTTGCCAGTGACGACAGCAAAGGCAAGAAAGTCATCTGCAATGGGCAGGAGTGGACCTGTACGACCTTGGAGCCCGGTTGCTTTAAGGGACTTGATTTGGTGTTCTTTTCCTCGGGCGACGACATCAGCAAAGAGTGGGCTCCCAAAGCTGTTGAGGACGGGGCCTTTGCTATCGATAACTCCGCAGCCTTTCGCATGGACCCTAATACGGCCCTGGTCGTGCCAGAAATCAATGGAGATCTACTGCCTAAACCGGGGCTGCCAAAAGTCATTGCCAACCCTAACTGCTCAACCATTCAGTTGGTTTTAGCCCTGGCCCCTCTTAAAGAGTCATTCGGCATTTCCCAGGTACATGTGGCCAGTTACCAGGCTGTCAGTGGTGCCGGAAAAGCGGGCAAGGAGGAGCTACTCAACCAAACCAGGTGTGTGGTCTCGGGCGAACCCGCTCCGGCCCCAAGCGCCTTTCCTCATACCATCGCTTACAACTGCATTCCGCAAATCGGTGGCTTTAATGATCAGGGCTTTTGCAGCGAAGAAATGAAGATCATGAAAGAGACCAATAAAATCCTGCGTGATGCAGATATCAAGGTCAGCGCTTTCACTGTTCGCGTGCCCACCCTCAATGGCCATGCGGAAGCGGCCTGGGTGACACTGAAAAAACAGGCCTCTCGCGAGGAAGTGGTTAAATCCCTTCAGTCTTTAACTGCCATTGAAGTGTGGGACAACCCCACTGATTCCCACTACCCCACGGCCGCCAAATGTTCAGGGACCGATCCGGTCTATGTGGGTCGCCTGCATCAAGACCTTCATGATCCTCTGACCTGGATCATGTGGATTGTGGCCGATAACTTGCGGGTCGGTGCTGCTTTAAATGGCATTAGAATCGCTGAGAAAATCTACAAGCTCTAA
- a CDS encoding Stp1/IreP family PP2C-type Ser/Thr phosphatase, giving the protein MKFDVWAKTDVGLKRDINQDTILVDPELNLFIVADGMGGHKGGEVASALAVETVQEVIRTKLQSKGRLNPKDAILEAYRESSTRIHAKSTLENPELMGMGTTMVLIFGHGNKLYIGNVGDSRAYLYRDPYLWQLTEDHSLINEQVKAGVISEEDAPHVIGRNVITRSVGYERDVIVDVLVRDFQPGEQYLLCSDGLSSLVADQKVAEIFKTSEPQEVVLRCIDKAKAAGGDDNVSVVLVRVRQ; this is encoded by the coding sequence ATGAAATTTGACGTTTGGGCCAAGACGGATGTGGGTCTAAAACGGGACATTAACCAAGACACCATCTTGGTCGACCCGGAACTGAATCTCTTTATCGTGGCTGACGGCATGGGCGGCCATAAAGGCGGTGAAGTGGCTTCGGCCTTGGCCGTTGAGACAGTCCAAGAAGTCATTCGCACCAAGCTTCAATCTAAGGGAAGGCTAAACCCAAAAGATGCCATTCTTGAGGCCTATCGCGAGTCTAGTACCCGAATTCATGCCAAGAGCACCCTGGAGAACCCTGAGCTGATGGGCATGGGAACGACCATGGTTCTCATCTTTGGTCATGGCAACAAGCTCTATATTGGTAATGTTGGGGACTCCCGGGCTTATCTTTATCGGGACCCCTACCTTTGGCAGCTCACGGAAGACCACTCACTTATTAATGAACAGGTGAAGGCCGGGGTGATCAGCGAGGAAGATGCTCCTCATGTTATTGGCCGCAATGTTATCACCCGTAGTGTGGGTTATGAGAGAGACGTAATCGTCGACGTTTTGGTCCGGGACTTTCAACCAGGGGAGCAGTACCTGCTCTGTTCGGATGGTCTATCAAGCCTGGTTGCCGACCAAAAAGTGGCGGAAATCTTCAAGACCTCAGAGCCCCAAGAGGTTGTATTGCGGTGCATCGACAAGGCTAAAGCCGCGGGCGGTGACGACAATGTTTCCGTTGTGCTTGTACGTGTGCGACAATAA
- the lipA gene encoding lipoyl synthase, producing MLKTAPRGGKAPEPRQPKPDWIKVRAPGGQSYLAIKELLGELKLATVCQEARCPNMGECWGGGTATFMLLGEVCTRGCRFCAVKTGNPRGQVSPDEPDKVGYAISQMKLDYVVLTSVDRDDLADEGADHFARTVEVIKANAPEMIVEVLTPDFHGRPELIERVVRAKPDVFAHNVETVRRLQRPVRDPRAGYDLSLGVLRQIKEVDPSRFTKTSIMLGLGETDDEIKETLADLRQVGCDVVTFGQYLQPTSKHLKVIKFYRPEEFQFWQKTAEDMGFLYVASGPLVRSSYRAGEFFMKGMIKRNQSTME from the coding sequence ATGCTGAAAACTGCCCCTCGTGGTGGCAAAGCGCCGGAACCCCGTCAGCCGAAACCGGATTGGATCAAGGTGAGGGCTCCGGGCGGGCAAAGCTATCTGGCCATCAAAGAACTTCTCGGTGAGTTGAAACTGGCAACAGTTTGTCAGGAGGCTCGCTGTCCCAACATGGGTGAGTGTTGGGGCGGGGGCACGGCCACCTTTATGCTTTTGGGTGAGGTTTGCACCCGAGGCTGCCGCTTTTGCGCGGTCAAGACTGGAAACCCCAGGGGTCAGGTCAGCCCGGATGAGCCGGACAAGGTGGGATACGCCATTAGCCAGATGAAGCTCGACTATGTGGTGCTGACTTCCGTCGACCGGGATGACCTGGCGGACGAAGGGGCCGATCACTTTGCTCGTACAGTTGAAGTGATCAAAGCCAATGCGCCTGAGATGATCGTTGAGGTTTTGACTCCTGACTTTCATGGCCGTCCCGAGTTGATCGAACGAGTGGTCAGGGCCAAGCCCGACGTTTTTGCCCACAATGTGGAAACTGTTCGCCGTTTGCAGCGACCGGTGCGCGACCCTCGGGCGGGATATGACTTGTCTTTGGGCGTTCTCCGCCAAATCAAGGAAGTGGACCCGTCGCGATTTACCAAGACCTCGATTATGCTCGGTCTCGGCGAAACTGATGACGAGATAAAAGAAACCTTGGCGGATTTACGCCAGGTGGGTTGCGATGTGGTGACCTTTGGACAATACCTGCAGCCCACATCCAAGCATTTAAAAGTCATCAAGTTCTATCGTCCTGAGGAATTTCAGTTTTGGCAAAAAACGGCTGAGGATATGGGATTTTTGTATGTTGCCAGCGGCCCCCTTGTGAGAAGCTCTTACCGTGCCGGTGAGTTTTTTATGAAGGGAATGATAAAACGTAATCAATCAACAATGGAGTGA
- the truA gene encoding tRNA pseudouridine(38-40) synthase TruA, whose amino-acid sequence MSQKPTQKIRLLLAYDGTDFGGWQKQLEGKPTIQGSLESVFSRLFDEPIQVVGSGRTDAGVHAIGQVAHLKTTKDVSRYQLVRAANALLPPGIVIRRAWAAPDDFHALASATHKTYRYWVHNSPVPSALRGRYLTWIPRPLDLDYLQACLTPIKGEHDFASFQTSGTDSGPTVRHLREASWTRKSSNLLCFSVTSQGFLKQMVRNLVGTMVDLHFAGRPASDMGVILAAQNRQKALGTARPEGLHLCRVYYPRDLDNRCRTL is encoded by the coding sequence ATGAGCCAAAAGCCGACGCAAAAAATTCGCCTCCTTCTCGCCTATGACGGCACCGACTTCGGTGGCTGGCAAAAGCAATTGGAGGGTAAGCCCACCATTCAAGGCTCGCTCGAATCTGTTTTCAGCCGCTTGTTTGATGAGCCCATTCAAGTTGTGGGTTCCGGGCGCACCGATGCCGGTGTTCATGCCATTGGACAAGTCGCTCACCTTAAAACCACAAAGGATGTTTCCCGTTATCAATTGGTCCGCGCCGCCAATGCCCTTCTCCCCCCCGGCATTGTCATCCGTCGGGCCTGGGCTGCTCCCGATGATTTTCATGCCCTGGCCTCGGCCACCCACAAAACCTACCGCTACTGGGTTCACAACAGCCCAGTCCCTTCGGCGCTCCGCGGCCGGTATTTGACCTGGATCCCCCGCCCCCTGGACTTGGATTACCTCCAAGCCTGCCTCACCCCCATTAAGGGTGAGCACGACTTTGCCAGCTTTCAAACTAGCGGGACGGATTCTGGGCCCACGGTGCGCCACCTAAGGGAAGCTTCATGGACACGTAAATCGTCAAATTTACTGTGCTTTTCTGTAACTTCTCAGGGTTTTCTCAAGCAGATGGTGAGAAATCTGGTGGGGACCATGGTGGATCTCCACTTTGCTGGCCGCCCGGCCTCGGATATGGGGGTCATCCTGGCTGCCCAGAACCGCCAGAAAGCCCTTGGGACGGCCCGTCCAGAGGGATTGCATCTTTGCCGGGTCTACTACCCCCGGGACCTTGACAACAGGTGCCGAACCCTTTAA